From the genome of Leptotrichia sp. HSP-342:
CTCCCCAGTTTTGCATAATATCCGTTGTTGTTGTAATATCTACAGAAAACTTCAAATTATCAATTTTAGACTTCCGATTATCCTTATTTTCAGCTAATGCCGCAGCAATCACTGCCCTGTGTGAATAACTTTTAGATGACGGGATTTCTATTTTTCCATTTAATATGCTTGGTTTTATTTTTATTTTCATGGATTATTTTCTCCTTTTAAAATAGAACAATTATTTTATTATAGTTTAATTTTCATTGAACTTCATAAATAACTTGGTTTTTTCTAGCTGACTTAATGTTTCTCTTCTTTGAATATTATATTTTTTAATCAATTCTGTTACTTTTTCTAATTTTTTTTCTTCTATATGATATATGTATTTACATATTATGTATATAAAATCCAAAGGATACAATATCTGAGATAAAGGCATTCTTATATCTTTTCTTGGTGTATTTTCATCATCTTCTGATATTCTATAATGAAAATGATTTTTAGTATGCAGTATTTCTTTATAACCTTTTTCTTCTAAATCTATTCTTATGTAATCTTTATAACTACTTTCTAACAATTCTTTTACATCATTGTAATCATATTCCTCTATCGCTATCTCTTCATGGATTCCAGGAATATAAGATAAACTATACGATACTATCTGATTATTATTGTCAAATTCATAAAAAAATGAAATTACAGATTCATCTCTAAATATTAATTGATAATTTTTATTCTCTATAATAGTATTTTTATAACTATCTATATAATTCTTTTTCGTAAATTTAGAAGTTTTTTTGCCAAATGTATTTGAATTTTTTTTAAAATTATTAATAAATTTTTTTATTTGGCTAATATTATGCCATATTTTCAAGAATTCTATCATATTTTTTTCTATAATTTCTTTCTCATTTATCATTTCATTTTCTCCAAAGTCTTTTTCAATAATAATTCTATCGTACTCTTATCTAATCCACTAGAATTTATTATTTTAGCTATTTCTTCTACATTACTTTTATCTTTTTCTTCTTTATCTCCAAGTTGTTTTATTTTTTTTCTTTGTTCTTTTGTTGGATATATGAATTCTAATTTATAATCACTTTCCTTCACTTTTTCTATTTCATATGAATATTCATTCATTTCTTTACCATACAGCCATACTTTCCATTTGGCTCTTGTCATAGCTGTAAAAATTTTATTTCTCGCAACACTATTTCTACTTGACAAAGAAATACTATCACAATTCAAAACAAATACTAAATTAGCTTCATTTCCTTTTGCTCTATAAATTGTTGTATAAGTTATACAGTTTTCTATCTTTACACGATTAGGATTATTCTTATCAACTAAATTTAATGAAATATTTTTTAACTTCTCTTTTTCACTAATTTTTTCATAGAATATTTTAGAAAATTCTTCATAGTCACGCTGAAGATAATGTTGATCTAAATCAATTATCATTATATCTTGTGTTTTCACATCTTGATTTTCAAGTAATTCTAATATATTCTCAACTACTGCAGTATACTCATCATTTTCAGTTTCAAAAGATAGTGGTTTATCTATCTCTATTCCTTTTTTTTCTTCTATTCTTTTTAATTTTACTTTTTCTCCTTCATTAATTTCACCATTTTCATTAATATATCCCATGTCTACAAGAGTTTTTTTATCTACAAAATTTACAAGTGAAATTTCTTCATTATTTTCTATTTTTCTATACACTCCAAGTCCAATAGCATGTGCAGACACTAATATTTCTACAGGAGTCCTATAAGATATTGATAAATTTATATCCTCACATTCTATATTTTTTCCAAATATTTGATTTTTTGTTGGTATTGTAACATCTTCTCTCAATGATTGTAGTTCATCATACGCATAAATTAAGAATCCAGTTTTTATTCTATTTTTTATCTCAGCTACTTCTTTTTTTAAAACTTTAAGACATAATTTAAAAAAAGATAAACTAAAATCTTGTGCTTCATCAATAAATATCATATCAAAAAAATTATTGTTTTCATTTTCATCTAATTTCATCAATAATTCTTTACATGCAAAATCAAAAGGATCTGTTTGATTCTTTAAATCTCCATATGTCAATGGAGAACAATTTATTAATTCACATATTTCTGAATAAAATCCTTTATTTCCTTTTCCACCCCAAGCATGATAAATCTTAACTTTTTGCATATTAGGTTCATTAAATCTATCATAATCTTTATAAAATCTTTTGAATTTTTTTATTACATCTTCTTTTAAAGACTTTGTATAAAATATAAATGCTAAATCTAACTTAGGGTACATATAATGTGTTCGTGCTATTTTTTTTAACATTAATATTGTTTTTCCACTTCCTGCTAATCCTCTAATTCTTTGATGAGTTTTTATATCTGATTCTACCATATTAAACTGTGTTGAATCATAATTTCCTATATATGTATTTCTTTCCTTTAATTTATATCCTAATGTATCTTTCGAACTTACTTCTCTATCATCATCACTACTTAAATTATACGCTTTTTGAATTGCTCTATTTATTTTCCTTATTTCATCAATTTCAAATTTTATTTTTTTATCTTTTATCACTTTATTTAAATACTCTTCATTAAACTCAAACAAGTCAATCTCCTCTACATATTTATCATAATTTCTAGTAATTTTAAATAAAGAATTGTCTAATGTTAAATAATTCATTAGACATGAACCATATACTTCTTTTTCTTCTTGATTCTCATAAAGTAATATTATTTTATTTTCTAATATTATTATTCCTTTTACATATGATTTTTTATCATTCTCATCTATAATTGGATATCCATAATAAATATTATACTGTATTTCTTTTTTTTTCAACAATACTATAATGTTTGATATTTTTTCTTTTACTTCACTATTAAAGTAATCAAAATTTCCAAATTCATTTTTATTAGTAATCATTTTCACTCTCCTTTTTTAATTTATATTTAATTTTAACATATTATTTTGTCATTTTCAACATTCTAAATTTCTATTTAAAATAAAAAATTATCATAATACATTACTTATCTCCATATTAATTTACTTTTTTAATTTTTCTATTTTTTATATAATATACGATTCTATTATAATCTAAAATTCTACTTAATTTTTGCAATGCAATCAACTTCAATTTGAATTGGTCAGACATTATCTAATCTTTGTAATAAAACCCAATTACAATCTCAAATATAAAGTATATCTTTAAAATTTAAATCTTAACTATTCATAAAAAATATCAGACATTGTATAATCCGTTTGTATATTTATACAAAATAATCTAATTTTTTACATTTTTAAAAAAGAAAATTTGTGTTTCCCTACTCAAAAATCTCCTTTTCCCCAATCTTTATAATCTCGACTTCCCCAATTTCCTTCAGAATTACAAAATTAATTCCGTCATTCGTACTTTTCTTATCCCTTTTCATAATTTCAGAAATCCTGTCTTTCGGATATTCAATCTCAGTCGGTAAATTCAATGCCCTCAATAGTTTCTCAATTTTTACAGATTCATCCTTTTTTGTAAACCCTTTTTCCTCTCCAATTTTTGTAATGTCTACCATTCCAGCAGAGATTGCTTCTCCATGGGAGTATTTCTCATAATTTGTAAACTGCTCTATTGCATGTCCGATAGTATGTCCAAAATTCAATATCATTCTCAAATTACTTTCCTTCTCATCTTTTTCCACAACTTCCTTTTTTATCTCACATGAACGGTAAACAAGCTCATTCACATACTTCATCAAATGTTCACGCAATTTTTTTATATAATTTTCATCATCTTGCGAAACCACAACTTTTTCCACAATTTCCACAAGTCTGTCAAAAAACTTCTTATCATAAATACATCCATATTTCACAATTTCAGCAAATCCGTCGTAAAAATATCTGTCTGTCAATGTATTCAAAAAATAATTGTCAATTAAAACAAGTTTCGGCTGATGAAACGCCCCAACAAGATTTTTCCCCTCAGGCAAGTCAACACCGACTTTTCCTCCAACACTGCTGTCAACTTGTGAAACAATTGTCGTCGGTATCTGTATAAATCCAATCCCACGCATATAACTGGCTGCCGCAAATCCAGCAATATCTCCAACAACTCCGCCACCAAATGCAACAACCATATCTTTTCTTGTAAGCCCTGCATTTACCATTGCAGAATAAATTCCTGGCATTATACCAATATGCTTATTTTTTTCTCCTGCTTCCAGCACATAAATTGTATAATCAAAGCCTTTAAACATCTTCTTATATTGATTCCTATAAATTTTATCTACATTAGAATCAGTAATCACAAATAATTTTTTGCCATTATAAATCTTTTCAATATATTCAGGAAATTTATCAAAAAAATTCTTTCCAATTACAATATCATAAGAATTTTCCCCTAATCCAACATTCAATATTTCCATAATTTTCTCCATTTTCTATTCTTTATGTGTATATTAAAATATAGCAAAACCATTAAATTCTGTCATTTAAAATGATTTTACTATATAAATTTTTATTTCAAATTATATCTTTTTTCAAGTTCCCTTTTTATATAAACCGACTGAAATTCTTCTTTTAACATATCCATTATAATCACATCATAAGTTTTTCCCATAATTTCTAAGGCTTTTCGCAATCGCCCAACTTCCTTAAAACCAACTTTTTTGTATAGATTGTAAGCTGGTTGATTATATTCAAATACACTTAGCGATATATTTCTCAGATTTAAAAATGAAAAACCATAATCAAGTATTAACTTTAGAGCTTCAGTTCCGTAACCTTTTCTCTGATATTTGGGATTTCCAATGAGAACTCCCAACGCACCATTTCTGTTTATAATATCTAACGAATTAAATCCAATATTTCCCAAAAGCTCATCATTTTCAAGTAGTCTAACAGCAAACATTTTTTCTTTTTTTACTGAAATTAAAAATTCCTTTTCACTTTCAAAATCTATAATATTTGTATAGGAAAGATAACCCAAACCAACCGAAACTTTTATATCATTAACCATTTCAGCATATTCCTCAACATCATCAACAGAAATTGGAGAAAGATAAATGTTATCTCCTATCAATTTTTTCAAATACTTTTTCTCAGAATTATTTTCCATTTTATTCCTCCCAAATTAATCTCTCTTAATCAATTTTTTCCCGCCGTTTTGTTGAAATTATAAATTTTTCCTTTAAAGTTCCTAAATCATTGCTGTTTAAGGCTTCTTTTATTATATCTAGTTCCCGTTCAAACTGCTGTATCATTTTTAAAAGATTCTTTTTATTTCCCATAAAAAGTTCTGCCCACAAATCCTCGTTTATTTTCGCAATCCTTGTTAAATCCCGATAAGAATCCCCAATAAATCGATTTGTATCGTACTTTTCACTATCACTGTTTACAAGCGAAACTGCAATTGCGTGGGTAAGCTGGCTCGTAAACGCAATAATTTCATCGTGTTCCTGTGCTGTAAGAAAACTGACTTTCTTAAAGCCCATGCATTTCACAATTTCTGAGAGCAATTCTAGATTTTCTTTTTTATTTTTTTCATCCTTAATAATTATATAATTTGCATCTTTAAACACCCTATTATCTGCAAAATCAATCCCACGTTTCTCACGTCCCGCCATAGGATGTCCAAAAATAAAGTCAATATTTCTTCCACTCTTCTCAATAATTGGATCAATATCCTTAATAATTTTCTCTTTAATTCCAACAACATCAGTAATTATCGCATTTTCCCTGAAATAATTAATATTATTTACAAAAAACGACTTCATCAAATTCGGATAAAGAGTAATTACCACAAAATCCGATTTTTCCAAAGGCTCTCTTGTTTCCAAAAAACCTTTATTTATAATATTTTTCTCTTCTGCCTTCTTTATCGTTTCCTCATCAATATCAATCCCATAAACAGTTTTAATACCAATCTCTTTAAAACTCTGTGCAAAAGCTGCTCCAATCACTCCAAGTCCAACTATTGTTACTATTAAATTTTCTATTTTTTTCAAAATTTCAAGCCCCTTTTTAACAAATTATAAAAAGTTTAAATAATTTTTTTTAATTCATCTTTTATTTTCTCAATTACACTATCCCATTCATAATTTTCATTTTGTCTAAATAATTTGACACTATCATACCATGGACTGTCTTCTCTATCTAATAACCATCTGAAATCAGGATGATAAGCAAGCATAATCCATGTAGGTTTTCCTAAAGCACCTGCAAGATGGGCAATTGATGTATCCACTGTGATAATCATATCCATTTGATCAATTAGAGCTGCTGTATCAGAAAAATCTTCTAATTCTGTATCCCAGAAGTATAAATTTTTAACTTTCTCTCCAGCTTGTCTATCTTCTTCTGATATGTTTTTTTGTAAACAATGAAATTTTGCATCAAGTGGAAATAATTTTTTTATTTTTTCGAATGGAACATTTCTAAATCTACTTTTTTTATGTTCTGAATCACTTGTCCAAAATATTCCGATTTTCTTTTTCTTAGTATATCTTAATTTTTTTTCCCACTTTTCTTTAAACTGAGGTGGTGTATCTAAATATTTCGAAGTATATGGTATTTTTTCAAGACTATCTATTTTCATGCAATATGGTAAACTCATTGAAAATACAAAGTATCTAATATCACCTGTTAATTTAGCACCATTTTCAAATATTTCTATACCATTTTTTTCTAGATTATATCGTAGTAATGTATCCAATTCAACTTTATTTAGAACTGAAAGATGTTCTCCTTTTTTCTTTGCTTCTAAAATAAATCTGAAAAATTGAATATTATCTCCCATTCCTTGTTCTGCATAAACAAACAACTTTTGATTTTCTGTAGTTTTTTCTCCGCTCCAGTATGGCAATCCTATTTCTGCAGTTTTTTGAGGAAAGTCATTATTATCAATTACCATTCCTCGTCGCCATTCATAATACTGCCATCCTTCCTTAAGTCTGCCCAATCTAAGCATCACTAATCCTTTATTTAGCCATCCTCTGTGCAAAGTTGGAGCCATATCAGTAACTCTATTTAAATCATTAAGTGCCAACTGATACAACCCTAGAGCTTCTTCAACTACCGAACGATTTCCATAGCCACTTAATTCTTCTGGATATTCCAGTATATACTTGTCATATTTTTTTAACAGTTCTAGCATTTCTTCTCTTGTTGTCATCTGTTCTGTTCCTAATTTTAATTCCTTACCAATTTCTACTTTTAACTTTTCTCTCTTTTTCATTGTTCCCAAAATTATAAACTATCCTTTCTATTTTAATTTATATTTTATTTAAAACTCTTTCTCAATACATTTGCAATCTTCTCCACATCCTGCATCAAATCATCAAACACTTCAAATTTCAATGATTGAGGCCCATCTGACAATGCCTTGTCTGGCTCAGGATGGACTTCTACCATAAGTCCGTCTGCTCCAGCAGCAATTCCTGCCATTGCAAGAGGTTTTACCATCCAATATTTTCCAGTTGCGTGAGCTGAATCTACGATTATCGGCAAGTGTGTCAATTTTTTAATCATCGGCACTGCATTCAAGTCTAATACATTTCTGTATGCTGTTTCATAAGTTCTGATTCCTCTTTCACAAAGAACTACATTTTCATTTCCACCGGCCAAAATGTATTCTGCCGACATTAACCATTCTTCGATTGTTGCACTCAATCCTCTTTTTAACAGTACTGGAATATTTGTTTTCCCAACTTCTTTCAGCAAATCAAAATTTTGCATATTTCTCGCACCTAACTGAATCATATCAAGATGTGGACCAAATTCGTGCAATTGAGCGATTGACATAACTTCACATATTATTGGAAGCCCTGTTTCTTCTTTTGCTTTTTTCATCAATTCAATACCTTCCATCCCTAATCCTTGGAAGGCATAAGGCGATGTTCTAGGTTTAACAACTCCACCTCTTAAGATATTTGCTCCAGCAGCTTTTACAGCTTTTGCTGTATCAATAATTTGTTTTTCATTTTCCACAGAACAAGGTCCTGCCATCATCACAAGACTATTTCCCCCAATTTCTACATTTCCCACTTTTACAATAGTGTCCTCTGGTTTAAATTTTCTACTTGCTCTCTTATAAGGCTCTTGTACTCTTTGCACATCCAGCACATAATCTAGCGACTGGATATGTTTTATATCGATTGTGCTGATATCTCCAACTAATCCTAAAATCGAATATTCTTTGCCAGCAATTAATTTAACGCTTACATTATTTTCCGTTTCCAATCTATTTATCAATTTTTCCAAGATTTTTTCACTTATTCCACCATCTACTTTAATAATCATCATTTTTTCTCCTATTCCATTTTCATTACGTAAATTATAAAACGATTTCACTGCACAATATTAAATTAACCTACAACTACAGCTGTTCCGCTGCAAGTTACCATAAGCATTCCATTATCTGCTCCTAATACTTCGTAATCCATTTTTACACCAATAATGGCATTTGCACCAAGATTTGCAGCCCTAGTTTTCATTTCCTCCAGAGCATTCTCTCTTGCCGCCAAAAGCTCATCTTCATAGCCTTTAGATCTTCCTCCAAAAATATTTCTCAAACTTGCCCCCATATCCTTAAACATATTAATTCCTGAAATAACCTCTCCAAAGACAATCCCTTTATATTCCACAACTTTCTTGTCCTGAATTTCATTTGTAGTTGTAATAACCATTTTCCCTGCCTTTCTTGTTTTATATTAATTTATAATATTTTCTTTTAAATTCCTAATTAACTAATCTAAATATATTTCTAAAGAATTTGATACAAAATAAAAAACTCTCTTAAAAACAATTTTAGGAGAGGATAAAATCTAAATATTTATAAATATATTAACATTCATTTCTACTTTACAACATTTAATAGTTTATTTTTACAATCAAAAATTTTATAAACTAACTACTATGTAAATCTAAACAAAATATTTAATATCACAAGTAATTAGCATACTAAACCTCTACATCCAGTTTCAAATTATATATAAATCAATTTCAAAATTTCTATAATCTATTATTTTGGAAATCGATTTACCATAAAATTTTTTATTCTATTTTGTAAAATTCTTTCAAATCCTCAACACTACTAAATTTCTAAACTACTAAATTACTTTCTGTTTTATTTAAACAATAAATTCCTTCTACCCTACTATCCTACAATTATTTTTACTAAAAATACAATTAAATTCGCTTAAAATCAAACTAAAAAATTATAACTATTTCATCTAATCACTGAATTTACTCAATTTTAACAGTTTGATATTAAATAGATTTGAATATATAATAACAAATATTAAATATATTGTCAACTGTTAAAATTTTTTAAATTATGATAAAATGTAACAATAATAATAAAATGTGATACAGAAGAACAAAGAAAGGAGAAAAATTTGGAAAGCTTTATTTTCTTAGGACTTATTTGGCTAGTTGGAAGAGTTACTCACAACAAGTCAATCATTTATGCTACAAATTTTGTGCTAATTTTAAAATGTTTATTCAGCATTACTGAAATTTATAAGATAAAAGGTATCAATATTGAAAACTTGATGACTAGATTTAGGGAAAATGGAATTAACTGGGGTGTCTTAGTAATTACAATTGCTATTTTAATTCCGATTGCCACAGGCGAAATTGGCTTTTCCCATTTATTAAATGCATTTAGGTCTCCGGTTGGATGGGTTGCGATTATTAGCGGGATTACAGTCTCCATATTATCTTCAAAAGGTGTAGTACTGCTTTCAGGACAGCCTGAAATTACAGTCGCCCTAGTAATTGGAACAATAGTGGGAGTTGTATTTTTCAAAGGAATTGCAGCAGGTCCCGTTATAGCCAGTGGAATTACCTTCTGTATTTTAAAAATTATTGAATTATTTTTTAAGAAATAATTTAAAAAATTAAAAAGTATAATCCAATACTTTTATACTATTTCCCA
Proteins encoded in this window:
- a CDS encoding GNAT family N-acetyltransferase, with product MENNSEKKYLKKLIGDNIYLSPISVDDVEEYAEMVNDIKVSVGLGYLSYTNIIDFESEKEFLISVKKEKMFAVRLLENDELLGNIGFNSLDIINRNGALGVLIGNPKYQRKGYGTEALKLILDYGFSFLNLRNISLSVFEYNQPAYNLYKKVGFKEVGRLRKALEIMGKTYDVIIMDMLKEEFQSVYIKRELEKRYNLK
- a CDS encoding prephenate dehydrogenase → MKKIENLIVTIVGLGVIGAAFAQSFKEIGIKTVYGIDIDEETIKKAEEKNIINKGFLETREPLEKSDFVVITLYPNLMKSFFVNNINYFRENAIITDVVGIKEKIIKDIDPIIEKSGRNIDFIFGHPMAGREKRGIDFADNRVFKDANYIIIKDEKNKKENLELLSEIVKCMGFKKVSFLTAQEHDEIIAFTSQLTHAIAVSLVNSDSEKYDTNRFIGDSYRDLTRIAKINEDLWAELFMGNKKNLLKMIQQFERELDIIKEALNSNDLGTLKEKFIISTKRREKID
- a CDS encoding glycosyltransferase family 9 protein — encoded protein: MKKREKLKVEIGKELKLGTEQMTTREEMLELLKKYDKYILEYPEELSGYGNRSVVEEALGLYQLALNDLNRVTDMAPTLHRGWLNKGLVMLRLGRLKEGWQYYEWRRGMVIDNNDFPQKTAEIGLPYWSGEKTTENQKLFVYAEQGMGDNIQFFRFILEAKKKGEHLSVLNKVELDTLLRYNLEKNGIEIFENGAKLTGDIRYFVFSMSLPYCMKIDSLEKIPYTSKYLDTPPQFKEKWEKKLRYTKKKKIGIFWTSDSEHKKSRFRNVPFEKIKKLFPLDAKFHCLQKNISEEDRQAGEKVKNLYFWDTELEDFSDTAALIDQMDMIITVDTSIAHLAGALGKPTWIMLAYHPDFRWLLDREDSPWYDSVKLFRQNENYEWDSVIEKIKDELKKII
- the aroB gene encoding 3-dehydroquinate synthase; amino-acid sequence: MEILNVGLGENSYDIVIGKNFFDKFPEYIEKIYNGKKLFVITDSNVDKIYRNQYKKMFKGFDYTIYVLEAGEKNKHIGIMPGIYSAMVNAGLTRKDMVVAFGGGVVGDIAGFAAASYMRGIGFIQIPTTIVSQVDSSVGGKVGVDLPEGKNLVGAFHQPKLVLIDNYFLNTLTDRYFYDGFAEIVKYGCIYDKKFFDRLVEIVEKVVVSQDDENYIKKLREHLMKYVNELVYRSCEIKKEVVEKDEKESNLRMILNFGHTIGHAIEQFTNYEKYSHGEAISAGMVDITKIGEEKGFTKKDESVKIEKLLRALNLPTEIEYPKDRISEIMKRDKKSTNDGINFVILKEIGEVEIIKIGEKEIFE
- the aroF gene encoding 3-deoxy-7-phosphoheptulonate synthase, whose protein sequence is MIIKVDGGISEKILEKLINRLETENNVSVKLIAGKEYSILGLVGDISTIDIKHIQSLDYVLDVQRVQEPYKRASRKFKPEDTIVKVGNVEIGGNSLVMMAGPCSVENEKQIIDTAKAVKAAGANILRGGVVKPRTSPYAFQGLGMEGIELMKKAKEETGLPIICEVMSIAQLHEFGPHLDMIQLGARNMQNFDLLKEVGKTNIPVLLKRGLSATIEEWLMSAEYILAGGNENVVLCERGIRTYETAYRNVLDLNAVPMIKKLTHLPIIVDSAHATGKYWMVKPLAMAGIAAGADGLMVEVHPEPDKALSDGPQSLKFEVFDDLMQDVEKIANVLRKSFK
- a CDS encoding putative heavy metal-binding protein, encoding MVITTTNEIQDKKVVEYKGIVFGEVISGINMFKDMGASLRNIFGGRSKGYEDELLAARENALEEMKTRAANLGANAIIGVKMDYEVLGADNGMLMVTCSGTAVVVG
- a CDS encoding DUF441 domain-containing protein, producing the protein MESFIFLGLIWLVGRVTHNKSIIYATNFVLILKCLFSITEIYKIKGINIENLMTRFRENGINWGVLVITIAILIPIATGEIGFSHLLNAFRSPVGWVAIISGITVSILSSKGVVLLSGQPEITVALVIGTIVGVVFFKGIAAGPVIASGITFCILKIIELFFKK
- a CDS encoding DEAD/DEAH box helicase, which gives rise to MITNKNEFGNFDYFNSEVKEKISNIIVLLKKKEIQYNIYYGYPIIDENDKKSYVKGIIILENKIILLYENQEEKEVYGSCLMNYLTLDNSLFKITRNYDKYVEEIDLFEFNEEYLNKVIKDKKIKFEIDEIRKINRAIQKAYNLSSDDDREVSSKDTLGYKLKERNTYIGNYDSTQFNMVESDIKTHQRIRGLAGSGKTILMLKKIARTHYMYPKLDLAFIFYTKSLKEDVIKKFKRFYKDYDRFNEPNMQKVKIYHAWGGKGNKGFYSEICELINCSPLTYGDLKNQTDPFDFACKELLMKLDENENNNFFDMIFIDEAQDFSLSFFKLCLKVLKKEVAEIKNRIKTGFLIYAYDELQSLREDVTIPTKNQIFGKNIECEDINLSISYRTPVEILVSAHAIGLGVYRKIENNEEISLVNFVDKKTLVDMGYINENGEINEGEKVKLKRIEEKKGIEIDKPLSFETENDEYTAVVENILELLENQDVKTQDIMIIDLDQHYLQRDYEEFSKIFYEKISEKEKLKNISLNLVDKNNPNRVKIENCITYTTIYRAKGNEANLVFVLNCDSISLSSRNSVARNKIFTAMTRAKWKVWLYGKEMNEYSYEIEKVKESDYKLEFIYPTKEQRKKIKQLGDKEEKDKSNVEEIAKIINSSGLDKSTIELLLKKTLEKMK